A single region of the Mycobacterium lentiflavum genome encodes:
- a CDS encoding 1-phosphofructokinase family hexose kinase, with product MKAPAKSGTRIVTLTMNPALDITTDTDRVIPTDKMRCGLPRYDPGGGGINVARIAHVLGESVLAVFPAGGHAGDKVTDLVAASGVPVRRINVANSTRESFTVDERTTGKQYRFVLPGPRLTDVELTECLDTLSAAAGSADFVVASGSLPPGAPADFYQRVADICRERDAPLILDTSGAGLRHVSSGVYLLKPSVRELRECVGRELISESEQLAAAHELIDRGCAQFVVVSLGSEGALLATPLGSQRYSAVEVPSGSGVGAGDAMTAGITVGLKRGWQLDKAVRLGIAAGGAMLLTPGTAQCLREDVERLFEMVADPIDIDRARWLSARVKTSR from the coding sequence ATGAAGGCACCGGCGAAGTCGGGAACCAGAATTGTTACCCTGACCATGAATCCGGCACTCGACATCACCACGGACACCGATCGGGTCATCCCCACCGACAAAATGCGCTGCGGGCTGCCCCGCTACGATCCTGGCGGCGGCGGAATCAACGTCGCGAGAATCGCCCACGTGCTCGGCGAGTCGGTATTGGCCGTCTTTCCAGCGGGCGGCCATGCCGGCGACAAGGTGACTGATCTTGTCGCTGCCTCCGGGGTTCCGGTACGGCGGATCAACGTGGCTAATTCCACCAGGGAAAGCTTCACCGTGGACGAGCGCACCACCGGAAAGCAGTACCGATTCGTGCTCCCAGGCCCGCGGCTCACCGATGTCGAGTTGACCGAGTGCCTCGACACGCTTAGCGCCGCAGCAGGATCCGCGGACTTCGTAGTGGCGAGCGGCAGCCTGCCGCCCGGAGCGCCTGCCGACTTCTATCAGCGGGTCGCCGACATCTGTCGCGAGCGCGATGCACCGCTGATTCTCGACACGTCAGGGGCCGGACTGCGACATGTCTCTTCCGGCGTCTATCTGCTCAAGCCGAGCGTGCGAGAACTACGCGAATGTGTCGGACGAGAACTCATCAGCGAGTCAGAGCAGCTGGCCGCGGCACACGAACTCATCGACCGCGGCTGCGCCCAATTCGTCGTCGTGTCACTCGGGTCCGAGGGCGCTCTGCTCGCCACACCGCTTGGAAGCCAACGTTATTCAGCTGTAGAGGTGCCTTCCGGCAGCGGTGTGGGCGCCGGAGACGCCATGACCGCCGGGATCACCGTCGGCCTTAAGCGCGGCTGGCAACTCGACAAGGCGGTGCGACTGGGCATCGCTGCCGGCGGTGCCATGCTGCTGACGCCTGGCACCGCGCAGTGCCTCCGCGAAGATGTCGAGCGGCTCTTCGAGATGGTCGCCGACCCCATAGATATCGACCGTGCCCGATGGTTGTCCGCTCGAGTAAAGACATCGCGATGA
- the otsB gene encoding trehalose-phosphatase: MTALVTVDPRYHDAVIFNLDALLTDVDGVRLFESTINLVQRLLEVGIATAVYSLRTDAQQLLKCAGIDGLFGVSVDGIPTAFLAEAVGRLGVRPQRSVVVDDAGSGISAAQDGGFALTIGVDRSGDPDRLLGRGADVVVADLKDVAVRAGDKRISKLPSAVESYGQIIGVLGAREPVLFADYDGTLSPIVADPDSATLVEGAAKALESLASQCPVAILSGRDLADIRARIPIPGIWYAGSHGFELTGPDGTYHCNEAAAAAVDVLERAAAELGKSLAEIPGVRVEHKRFAVAVHYREVAAEHIGRIVSATHKLGQRDGLRVTNGRMLVELRPDIAWNKGTTLAWIRDRIDATGSLLPIYIGDDLTDEDAFDAIQFDGIGIVVRHDEDGDRKTAARFALRSPDEVREFIQRGSNWLAIKHQKSSKAWDFTYDGYDPQSEKLRESLCTVGNGYFATRGAAPESKADQVHYPGTYAAGVYNRLVDDVSGAEIDNESLVNLPNWHALTFRVDGGSWFDIDRVKVLSYRQTLDLRGAILTREVRFCDDAGRTSSLTQQRFAAMHMPHVGALQTTIVAEDWSGTIEIRSTLDGDVTNSLVERYRDLANRHLGLVEKREISGNSVLLSVQTTQSRIPIAMAARSVVWRDGTPVPATYRLVDQGAEIGHDIAVELSLGETVMVEKTVTLFTGRDAATSEPAVDAERWLSRLGRFAELRDGHLNAWIHLWERLSIEFEDFTDESRILRLHLLHLLQTVSPNSCDLDVGIPARGLHGEAYRGHIFWDELFIFPVLNLRLPLITRSLLGYRYRRLPEARQAARAAGYSGAMFPWQSGSDGREESQRLHLNPRSGRWNPDGSARAHHIGIAVAYSAWKFYQVTADLAYLIDYGAELLAEIARFWVSRADYDEERDRYSIRGVIGPDEFHSGYPDAPYDGIDNNAYTNVMAVWVIMRALDALKLLPLPNRLDLLETIGLKNAELARWDEVSRKMFVPFHDGIISQFEGYGELEELDWDGYRQRYGNIQRLDRILEAENDDVNRYKASKQADVLMLLYLMSATELCELLDRLGYHFIPDKVPEMVDYYLARTSHGSTLSGVVHTWVLARANRSHAMEFFRQALKSDVSDIQGGTTSEGIHLAAMAGSVDLLQRCFTGMETRSDRIILSPYWPEELGVLAFPIRYRGLHLHLRVSGKGVIISVDPRDAAGVEVECRGRVVQLMPGTTVRFPG; this comes from the coding sequence ATGACGGCGTTGGTCACCGTGGACCCGCGCTACCACGACGCCGTGATTTTCAACCTCGACGCTTTGTTGACCGACGTTGACGGTGTTCGGCTGTTCGAGTCGACGATCAATCTGGTCCAAAGACTGCTCGAGGTCGGGATCGCCACCGCTGTCTATTCGTTGCGCACAGACGCTCAACAGCTCCTAAAGTGCGCCGGAATTGATGGCCTTTTCGGTGTCAGTGTCGATGGCATCCCTACCGCATTCCTTGCGGAAGCCGTTGGCCGACTCGGCGTGCGCCCGCAACGGTCTGTCGTCGTTGACGACGCCGGTTCCGGGATATCGGCGGCTCAGGACGGCGGTTTTGCGCTTACCATCGGTGTCGACCGCTCCGGGGATCCCGACCGACTATTGGGGCGCGGGGCCGACGTCGTGGTCGCGGATCTGAAGGACGTCGCTGTCCGCGCAGGCGACAAGCGGATCTCGAAGCTCCCCAGTGCGGTGGAGTCATACGGTCAGATCATCGGCGTTCTCGGCGCGCGAGAACCGGTGTTGTTTGCCGACTACGACGGAACCTTGTCCCCCATCGTTGCAGACCCCGATTCCGCCACCCTCGTCGAAGGAGCGGCGAAGGCGCTGGAAAGCTTGGCGTCGCAATGCCCCGTCGCCATCCTGAGCGGCCGCGACCTCGCCGATATCCGCGCTCGGATACCCATACCTGGTATCTGGTATGCCGGCAGCCACGGCTTTGAGCTGACCGGGCCGGACGGCACATACCACTGCAACGAAGCGGCCGCAGCCGCCGTCGATGTCTTGGAGCGTGCGGCCGCCGAGTTAGGCAAGAGCCTGGCTGAAATTCCCGGAGTACGCGTGGAACACAAGCGCTTCGCCGTCGCGGTTCACTACCGCGAGGTCGCAGCGGAGCACATCGGCAGGATCGTCTCTGCCACACACAAGCTCGGACAGCGAGATGGCTTACGCGTGACCAACGGACGGATGCTGGTCGAGCTGCGGCCGGACATCGCCTGGAACAAAGGGACCACGCTGGCCTGGATTCGCGATCGCATCGACGCGACCGGGTCCCTGCTGCCGATCTACATCGGCGACGACCTCACCGACGAAGACGCTTTCGACGCAATCCAATTCGACGGCATCGGCATCGTGGTGCGGCACGACGAGGATGGCGATCGAAAGACGGCGGCCCGATTCGCTCTGCGGAGTCCCGATGAGGTGCGGGAGTTCATTCAGCGCGGGTCGAATTGGCTGGCGATCAAACATCAGAAGTCTTCCAAAGCATGGGATTTCACCTATGACGGCTACGACCCGCAGAGCGAGAAGCTTCGTGAGTCGCTATGCACGGTGGGAAATGGCTACTTCGCCACCCGCGGCGCAGCGCCCGAATCGAAGGCCGACCAGGTGCACTATCCGGGGACGTATGCCGCCGGTGTCTACAACCGTCTCGTCGACGATGTTTCGGGCGCTGAAATTGACAACGAGAGTCTGGTCAACCTGCCCAACTGGCATGCACTGACGTTCCGCGTAGACGGCGGCAGCTGGTTCGACATCGACAGGGTCAAGGTGCTGTCCTACCGGCAGACGCTCGACCTTCGCGGCGCGATACTGACCAGGGAGGTGCGCTTCTGTGACGACGCGGGACGCACCAGTTCGCTGACCCAGCAACGATTCGCGGCGATGCACATGCCCCACGTCGGCGCTCTGCAGACGACGATCGTCGCCGAGGATTGGTCAGGGACCATCGAGATTCGCTCGACGCTGGACGGCGATGTCACAAACTCGCTGGTGGAGCGGTATCGCGATTTGGCCAACCGTCATCTTGGGTTGGTGGAAAAACGAGAGATCTCCGGCAATTCCGTACTGTTGTCAGTTCAGACGACCCAATCACGCATCCCCATTGCCATGGCGGCGCGCAGCGTGGTGTGGCGCGACGGGACTCCCGTCCCGGCCACCTATCGCCTGGTCGACCAGGGAGCAGAAATCGGCCACGATATTGCCGTCGAACTGTCACTCGGTGAGACGGTGATGGTGGAGAAGACCGTAACCCTTTTCACCGGGCGAGACGCCGCGACGTCCGAACCTGCTGTCGATGCCGAGCGCTGGCTGAGCCGACTCGGCAGATTTGCCGAATTGCGCGACGGGCATCTGAACGCCTGGATACATCTGTGGGAGCGCCTGTCAATCGAGTTTGAAGACTTCACCGACGAATCGCGCATCCTGCGGCTGCATCTCCTGCATCTGCTGCAGACGGTCTCCCCCAACAGTTGCGACCTCGATGTCGGGATACCGGCCCGCGGACTGCACGGCGAGGCATATCGCGGGCACATCTTCTGGGACGAGCTATTCATCTTTCCGGTACTCAACTTGCGGCTGCCGTTGATCACCCGGTCGCTGCTGGGATACCGCTACCGGCGCCTGCCGGAGGCGCGTCAGGCCGCCCGGGCGGCAGGCTACTCCGGTGCGATGTTCCCATGGCAATCCGGCAGCGACGGGCGCGAGGAAAGCCAACGCCTGCACCTCAATCCGCGCAGCGGCCGGTGGAACCCCGACGGGAGCGCTCGTGCGCACCACATCGGCATCGCCGTCGCCTACAGCGCGTGGAAGTTTTATCAGGTCACCGCAGACCTCGCCTACCTGATCGACTACGGCGCGGAGCTGCTGGCGGAGATCGCACGCTTCTGGGTGAGTAGGGCCGACTACGACGAGGAACGCGATCGCTACAGCATCCGAGGGGTCATCGGGCCCGATGAATTCCACTCGGGCTACCCCGATGCGCCTTACGACGGGATTGACAACAACGCGTACACCAACGTGATGGCGGTCTGGGTGATCATGCGCGCCCTCGACGCACTGAAACTGCTACCGCTGCCGAACCGACTCGATCTGCTCGAGACAATCGGACTGAAGAATGCGGAACTGGCGCGTTGGGACGAGGTCAGCCGAAAGATGTTCGTCCCGTTCCACGATGGCATCATCAGCCAGTTCGAGGGATACGGCGAGTTGGAGGAACTGGACTGGGACGGGTACCGGCAGCGGTATGGCAATATCCAACGCCTCGACCGCATCCTCGAGGCGGAAAACGACGACGTGAACCGGTACAAGGCGTCCAAGCAAGCCGATGTCCTCATGCTGCTTTACCTGATGTCCGCGACAGAGTTGTGTGAGCTCCTCGACCGGCTCGGCTATCACTTCATCCCCGACAAGGTCCCGGAAATGGTTGACTACTACCTGGCCCGCACGTCGCACGGATCGACGCTTAGCGGTGTCGTGCATACCTGGGTGCTCGCCCGGGCCAACCGCAGTCACGCCATGGAGTTTTTCCGACAGGCACTGAAGTCCGACGTCTCAGATATCCAGGGCGGCACCACGTCTGAAGGCATCCATCTGGCGGCCATGGCCGGCAGCGTCGACCTCTTGCAGCGATGCTTCACTGGGATGGAAACCCGGTCCGATCGCATCATCCTCTCGCCGTATTGGCCCGAAGAACTTGGCGTGCTGGCATTCCCGATCCGCTACCGCGGTCTGCACCTGCACCTGCGAGTCAGTGGAAAGGGCGTGATCATCAGTGTGGATCCACGCGACGCCGCCGGAGTCGAAGTGGAGTGCCGCGGTCGAGTAGTTCAACTGATGCCCGGGACCACCGTCCGATTTCCCGGTTGA
- the ppsA gene encoding phosphoenolpyruvate synthase: MSTSGYVRFFEDFGIDDVPLVGGKNASLGEMFQKLSGQGVRVPHGFAITAQAYRHMLDRAGAWDRLHAELDELDPDDVAALARKGKRAREIVYGAGLPDDLAAEILDGYRKLQQEYGEEVSLAVRSSATAEDLPTASFAGQQDSYLNIKGEESLLDTCRRCFASLFTDRAIHYRIDQGFDHFKVSLSIGVMKMVRSDISSSGVMFSIDTESGFRDAVFVTGAYGLGENVVQGAVDPDEFYVHKPTYLSGHRAVLRRLIGDKAVKMILVEGETKNTTRNVPTPKSDRARFCLTDSDVLELAGYACTIEAHYGRPMDMEWAKDGLDGKLYIVQARPETVASQHSATALESYVLEGRGDVLTEGRSVGEKIASGAAKRIEKLTQLDEFKPGQVLVADTTTPDWEPVMKTAAAIVTNRGGRTCHASIIARELGIPAVVGAGDATTCVPDGAVVTVSCAEGDTGRVYRGELGFHVDRTEVADLARPRTQIMINLGNPDLAFKTSFLPNDGVGLARMEFIIGEYIRVHPLALLHPDKVDDAEARRTIDRLTQGYPDGRAFFVERLSEGIGTIAAAFWPKPVVVRMSDFKTNEYASLIGGAAFEPSESNPMIGFRGASRYAHPAYAEGFALECRAMQRVRDEMGLTNVILMLPFVRRIAEADLVLQTMADLGLRRGENGLKVYAMCEIPNNVILIDEFAKRFDGFSIGSNDLTQLTLGVDRDSEIVAFDYDERDEGVKEMIRLAVEGCRRNGIHSGLCGQAPSDYPDMAEFLVRIGIESMSLNPDTVIKTTRQILQVEKQLVPAR, translated from the coding sequence ATGAGCACGTCCGGATACGTCCGATTTTTTGAGGACTTCGGCATCGACGATGTGCCACTCGTCGGCGGAAAGAACGCGTCGCTGGGCGAGATGTTCCAGAAGCTGTCCGGACAGGGCGTCCGTGTCCCACACGGATTCGCCATCACCGCCCAGGCCTATCGCCACATGTTGGACAGGGCCGGCGCCTGGGACCGTCTGCATGCCGAACTCGACGAGCTCGACCCCGACGACGTCGCCGCGCTAGCACGTAAAGGCAAGCGCGCGCGTGAGATCGTCTACGGCGCCGGGCTTCCCGACGATCTGGCCGCTGAGATTCTGGATGGCTACCGCAAGCTTCAGCAGGAGTACGGCGAGGAGGTAAGTCTCGCTGTGCGGAGCTCCGCGACCGCCGAGGACCTGCCGACCGCGAGCTTTGCCGGCCAACAGGATTCGTATCTCAATATCAAAGGCGAAGAGAGTCTGCTGGACACATGCCGCCGGTGTTTCGCCAGTCTGTTCACTGACCGCGCGATTCATTACCGAATCGATCAGGGCTTCGACCATTTCAAGGTCTCTCTGTCAATCGGCGTGATGAAGATGGTGCGCTCCGACATCTCTTCGTCGGGTGTGATGTTCTCCATCGACACCGAGTCGGGCTTTCGCGATGCCGTCTTCGTGACGGGCGCCTACGGCCTTGGCGAAAATGTGGTTCAGGGTGCTGTTGACCCGGACGAGTTCTACGTCCACAAGCCGACCTATCTCTCCGGGCATCGCGCTGTGTTGCGCCGCCTCATCGGCGACAAGGCAGTGAAGATGATCCTCGTCGAAGGCGAGACGAAGAACACGACGCGAAACGTCCCCACACCAAAGTCCGACCGCGCTAGGTTCTGCCTCACGGATTCCGACGTCTTGGAGCTGGCCGGCTACGCGTGCACCATCGAGGCGCACTACGGGCGGCCGATGGACATGGAATGGGCGAAGGACGGTCTGGACGGAAAGCTCTACATCGTGCAGGCTCGCCCCGAAACGGTGGCCTCCCAGCACAGCGCGACGGCGCTGGAGTCCTATGTGCTCGAAGGCCGCGGCGACGTACTCACCGAGGGGCGCTCGGTCGGCGAGAAGATCGCCTCGGGTGCGGCCAAACGGATCGAAAAACTCACGCAGCTGGACGAATTCAAGCCCGGTCAGGTACTCGTCGCCGACACCACCACACCCGACTGGGAGCCGGTCATGAAGACCGCCGCAGCGATCGTCACCAATCGCGGCGGCCGCACCTGCCACGCGTCGATCATCGCCCGCGAACTCGGCATACCCGCCGTGGTCGGCGCCGGAGACGCGACCACGTGCGTGCCCGATGGCGCCGTCGTGACGGTGTCGTGCGCCGAGGGCGACACCGGCCGCGTGTACCGGGGTGAGCTGGGCTTCCATGTCGACCGAACCGAGGTGGCCGACCTGGCGCGGCCGCGAACCCAGATCATGATCAATCTCGGGAACCCCGACCTCGCCTTCAAGACGTCGTTCCTGCCGAACGACGGCGTGGGACTCGCCCGGATGGAGTTCATCATCGGCGAGTACATCCGGGTTCACCCGCTAGCACTGCTGCACCCCGACAAGGTCGACGACGCCGAGGCACGTCGGACGATCGATCGGCTCACGCAGGGTTATCCCGACGGCCGCGCGTTCTTCGTGGAACGCCTTTCCGAAGGGATCGGCACCATTGCCGCCGCCTTCTGGCCGAAGCCGGTTGTGGTGCGGATGTCGGACTTCAAGACCAACGAGTACGCGAGCCTGATCGGCGGAGCAGCCTTCGAACCATCGGAGAGCAACCCGATGATCGGTTTCCGCGGCGCCTCGCGCTACGCGCATCCCGCCTACGCTGAGGGTTTCGCGCTCGAGTGCCGCGCAATGCAACGTGTGCGCGACGAGATGGGTCTGACGAACGTGATTCTGATGCTCCCGTTCGTGCGGCGAATTGCCGAGGCGGACCTCGTGCTGCAAACGATGGCCGACCTCGGTCTGCGCCGGGGCGAGAACGGGCTCAAGGTGTACGCGATGTGCGAGATCCCGAACAACGTGATCCTGATCGATGAATTCGCCAAGCGTTTCGACGGTTTCTCCATCGGCTCCAACGACCTGACTCAGCTGACGCTCGGCGTCGATCGTGACAGCGAGATCGTGGCCTTCGACTACGACGAACGCGACGAGGGTGTCAAGGAGATGATTCGCCTGGCCGTTGAGGGCTGTCGCCGCAACGGAATTCACTCGGGGCTGTGTGGGCAAGCGCCGTCGGATTACCCAGACATGGCCGAGTTCTTGGTCCGGATCGGCATCGAGTCGATGAGTCTGAACCCCGACACGGTAATCAAGACCACACGTCAGATCCTGCAAGTGGAAAAGCAACTCGTTCCGGCTCGATGA
- a CDS encoding NAD(P)H-dependent oxidoreductase subunit E, whose protein sequence is MTSGIASILRGYEPDRTRLIDILWDVQREFGYISTESAAGIADWLGLSVEDVLETATFYHFFHTTPSGRHRIYLSNNVIAKMHGYRQVYEALELNTGTRFGGPGSADFGLFETACIGLSDHEPAMLIDDVVFTDLTPALVGDIIEALKTGDSPAQIANPAGLPRDEVAYVDALTRTTVHTAGPVFFCGDTDYTALLHRCRATAPEDVVATISESGLRGLGGAGFRTGNKWKLCHAAAGDEKYIICNADEGEPGTFKDRALLTYSPKQVFAGMAIAAYAVGARRGILYLRAEYAYLRDYLAQQLVELREDGVLGETFDIRIQLGAGAYICGDESALLESCEGKRGTPRLKPPFPVEHGFLGKPTVVNNVETFAAASRIMQEGAAWFAAMGVPGSTGTRLISVAGDCAAPGIYEVEWGITLREVLDLVGADNPRAVQISGPSGEMLSVAGDADRRFAYDDVSCNGSFMVFNHERDLLEIVGDFLQFFVAESCGICVPCRAGNVMLRQKVGLVAAGRAVRSDLDDMVAWGGIVAKTSRCGLGATSPNPILTTLKKFPEIYSARLCERNGDLLPSFHPAAELTDYAEAVAALAPQESL, encoded by the coding sequence ATGACTTCGGGTATCGCGTCGATTCTCCGTGGGTACGAGCCAGACCGCACTCGGCTCATCGACATTTTGTGGGATGTACAACGCGAATTCGGCTACATCTCCACCGAATCCGCCGCCGGGATAGCCGATTGGCTCGGGCTGTCCGTCGAAGATGTTCTGGAGACCGCGACGTTCTACCATTTCTTCCACACCACGCCGTCAGGCCGTCACCGAATTTATCTGAGCAACAACGTCATCGCGAAGATGCACGGCTACCGTCAGGTGTATGAAGCCCTCGAACTCAACACCGGGACACGATTCGGCGGCCCCGGCTCGGCCGATTTCGGACTGTTTGAAACCGCCTGCATCGGGTTGAGCGATCACGAACCGGCGATGCTCATCGACGATGTCGTGTTCACAGACCTGACACCGGCTTTGGTCGGCGACATCATCGAGGCATTGAAAACCGGTGATTCTCCGGCCCAGATCGCCAATCCAGCTGGCCTGCCTCGCGACGAAGTGGCATACGTCGATGCGCTGACACGCACGACCGTCCATACGGCGGGGCCGGTGTTCTTCTGCGGTGACACCGACTACACCGCGTTGTTGCACCGCTGCCGGGCGACGGCCCCCGAGGACGTGGTCGCCACCATCTCCGAGTCTGGCCTGCGGGGGCTAGGCGGCGCGGGTTTCCGCACCGGCAACAAGTGGAAGCTCTGCCACGCGGCCGCGGGCGACGAGAAGTACATCATCTGCAACGCCGATGAGGGCGAGCCCGGGACCTTCAAGGACCGGGCGTTGCTGACCTATTCCCCCAAGCAGGTATTCGCGGGCATGGCGATCGCGGCATACGCCGTCGGCGCCCGACGTGGCATCCTCTACCTTCGCGCAGAGTACGCGTATCTGCGCGACTACCTGGCACAGCAACTGGTGGAGCTACGCGAGGACGGGGTACTCGGCGAGACTTTCGACATCCGCATCCAGTTGGGCGCCGGGGCCTACATCTGCGGCGACGAGTCCGCGCTACTCGAGTCCTGTGAGGGCAAGCGGGGAACGCCCCGACTCAAGCCGCCGTTCCCGGTCGAGCACGGTTTCCTGGGCAAGCCGACGGTCGTCAACAACGTCGAGACATTCGCCGCGGCGAGCCGGATCATGCAGGAGGGTGCCGCGTGGTTCGCTGCAATGGGGGTGCCTGGGTCAACCGGCACCCGGCTAATCAGCGTTGCCGGCGACTGCGCGGCACCCGGGATCTATGAGGTGGAGTGGGGCATCACGCTGCGTGAAGTGCTCGACTTGGTCGGAGCCGACAACCCCCGGGCCGTACAGATCAGCGGTCCCTCCGGGGAGATGCTCTCGGTGGCCGGCGATGCCGACCGCAGATTCGCCTACGACGACGTGTCCTGCAACGGCTCCTTCATGGTGTTCAACCACGAACGCGACCTGCTCGAAATCGTCGGGGACTTCCTGCAGTTCTTTGTCGCCGAGTCCTGCGGCATCTGTGTGCCCTGTCGCGCAGGCAATGTGATGCTGCGGCAGAAGGTCGGCCTGGTAGCCGCGGGTCGGGCGGTCCGATCCGATCTCGACGACATGGTTGCCTGGGGTGGGATCGTCGCTAAAACCAGCCGGTGCGGGCTTGGTGCCACCTCGCCCAATCCGATCCTGACCACGTTGAAAAAGTTCCCGGAAATCTATTCGGCCCGACTTTGTGAGCGAAATGGCGACCTGCTGCCGTCCTTCCACCCAGCGGCTGAGCTGACCGATTATGCCGAAGCCGTTGCCGCACTGGCACCACAGGAGTCGCTGTGA
- a CDS encoding 2Fe-2S iron-sulfur cluster-binding protein → MSIRIEIDGEAVTCEEGRTLVDVAAEAGVYIPTLCYLPEHPVLGTCRVCSVKVNGVVGAACAVEVSDGMRVEVNDPETTDARKALVELLFAEGNHNCPSCEKSGRCTLQAVGYEVDMMVSRFPYQFPERVAEHAADTIWLERDRCIFCQRCVEFVRDRETGKKIFSISGRGADARIEIDIELANRMPVEQVREAVDICPVGTILEKGVGYDEPIGERRYEVESVKDRALEAPRRQGK, encoded by the coding sequence GTGAGCATCCGGATCGAGATCGACGGCGAAGCCGTCACCTGCGAGGAGGGCAGGACGCTCGTCGATGTCGCCGCCGAGGCGGGCGTCTACATCCCGACCTTGTGCTATCTGCCCGAACATCCCGTCCTGGGTACCTGCCGAGTGTGTTCGGTCAAGGTCAACGGCGTGGTCGGCGCCGCCTGTGCGGTCGAGGTCAGCGATGGGATGCGAGTGGAGGTCAACGACCCGGAGACCACCGACGCGCGTAAGGCGCTGGTGGAGTTGCTGTTCGCCGAGGGCAACCACAACTGCCCCAGCTGTGAAAAGTCCGGGCGGTGCACGCTGCAGGCGGTCGGCTACGAGGTGGACATGATGGTGTCCCGTTTCCCCTACCAGTTCCCCGAGCGCGTTGCCGAGCATGCGGCGGACACGATTTGGCTGGAGCGCGACCGCTGCATCTTCTGCCAGCGTTGCGTGGAGTTCGTCCGGGATCGCGAGACCGGCAAAAAGATCTTCAGCATCAGCGGCCGCGGCGCGGATGCCCGCATCGAGATCGATATCGAACTGGCCAACAGGATGCCCGTCGAACAGGTCCGCGAGGCCGTCGACATCTGTCCCGTCGGAACGATACTCGAGAAAGGGGTTGGGTATGACGAGCCTATCGGCGAGCGGCGCTACGAAGTCGAATCGGTGAAGGACCGGGCGCTAGAAGCACCACGGAGGCAGGGCAAGTGA
- a CDS encoding NADP oxidoreductase, which yields MTTSNINELASHQLPATPLDPELAAKRAGKIKVSMISLCGCWGCSLSLLDIDERMIDLLDKITIMRSSFTDIKRIPERCAIGFIEGGVANKDNIETLRHFRDNCDVLISVGACAIWGGVPALRNLVGLKDCLAEAYTNSPTAPPASSPVVPYHHRIPILTNDVYPCHEVVQMDYFIPGCPPEADAILDVLEDLVNGRPVNLPKSLNRFD from the coding sequence GTGACGACGTCGAACATCAATGAGCTTGCATCGCACCAACTTCCGGCCACCCCGCTCGACCCGGAACTGGCCGCCAAACGCGCCGGCAAGATCAAGGTCTCGATGATCAGCCTCTGTGGCTGTTGGGGATGTAGCTTGTCGTTGCTCGACATCGACGAGCGGATGATCGACCTGCTGGACAAAATCACAATAATGCGATCGTCTTTCACCGACATCAAGCGCATTCCGGAGCGGTGCGCGATTGGATTCATCGAGGGCGGCGTCGCCAACAAGGACAATATCGAGACACTGCGGCACTTCAGGGACAACTGCGACGTGCTGATCTCGGTCGGCGCTTGCGCGATCTGGGGTGGTGTCCCGGCACTGCGTAACCTGGTGGGCCTCAAGGATTGTCTGGCGGAGGCCTACACGAACTCCCCGACGGCGCCGCCCGCCTCCAGTCCGGTGGTGCCCTACCACCATCGGATCCCTATCCTCACCAACGACGTCTATCCGTGCCACGAAGTCGTGCAGATGGACTACTTCATCCCGGGCTGCCCGCCGGAGGCGGACGCAATCCTTGACGTCCTGGAGGATCTGGTCAACGGACGTCCGGTGAATCTGCCCAAGTCTCTCAACCGTTTCGACTGA